A genome region from Micromonospora peucetia includes the following:
- a CDS encoding sensor histidine kinase, whose amino-acid sequence MAVGVLGVSGGLAVGGLVLLAVLGWALQRAVDTEAFRTADAVALLAAEEVLPDPLPVAGGQVRVQVIDAAGRVRAASIDADRLVPMVSPKRIDAGARQRLTVSGERVGLAGPVRVVAVPAGTAADPRTVLVARSLADVRHSAHVVRTILLVSFPLLVAVLAAVAWRVVGATLRPVEGLRRGAEEITGRDGGGRLPVPASQDEIHRLAVTLNGMLGRLESARDRQRAFVADAAHELRSPLTNIRTELEVARRLADRTDWTAVSANLLADTERLGRLVDDLLLLARLDEGPPARATGPVELGALLAAVAARYPSPPVRLDAPTVPLWTEGDSDELRRILTNLVDNAVRHAHGEVVLAVGPPTGRGKSDGSGVGATAYHLVTVTDDGPGVPVADRERVFGRFTRLDDARARDDGGAGLGLAIVRELVRRAGGGIDLADAHPGRAGGPGLRVRLLLPALPDPERP is encoded by the coding sequence ATGGCGGTCGGGGTGCTCGGCGTCTCGGGGGGACTGGCCGTCGGCGGGCTCGTCCTGCTCGCGGTGCTGGGCTGGGCCCTGCAACGCGCCGTGGACACCGAGGCGTTCCGGACCGCCGACGCGGTCGCGCTGCTCGCCGCCGAGGAGGTCCTGCCCGACCCGCTGCCGGTGGCCGGGGGACAGGTCCGGGTGCAGGTGATCGACGCCGCGGGGAGGGTGCGGGCCGCCTCGATCGACGCCGACCGGTTGGTGCCGATGGTGTCGCCGAAACGGATCGACGCCGGCGCCCGGCAGCGGCTGACGGTGTCGGGGGAGCGGGTCGGCCTGGCCGGGCCGGTCCGGGTGGTGGCCGTACCGGCGGGCACCGCCGCCGATCCGCGCACCGTCCTGGTGGCCCGGTCACTGGCGGACGTACGGCACAGCGCGCATGTCGTCCGGACCATCCTGCTGGTGAGCTTCCCGCTGCTGGTGGCGGTGCTCGCCGCCGTGGCCTGGCGGGTGGTGGGGGCGACCCTGCGCCCGGTGGAGGGGTTGCGCCGGGGCGCCGAGGAGATCACCGGGCGGGACGGCGGCGGGCGGCTGCCCGTACCGGCTTCACAGGACGAGATCCACCGGCTGGCGGTCACGCTCAACGGGATGCTGGGCCGGCTGGAGTCCGCCCGGGACCGGCAACGGGCGTTCGTCGCCGACGCGGCGCACGAGCTGCGCAGCCCGCTGACGAACATCCGTACCGAGCTGGAGGTGGCCCGGCGGCTGGCCGACCGGACGGACTGGACGGCGGTGTCGGCGAACCTGCTCGCCGACACCGAGCGGCTCGGCCGGCTCGTCGACGACCTGCTGCTGCTGGCCCGGCTCGACGAGGGGCCACCGGCGCGGGCCACCGGGCCGGTCGAGCTGGGTGCCCTGCTGGCGGCGGTGGCGGCCCGGTACCCGTCGCCGCCGGTGCGCCTCGACGCGCCAACGGTGCCGTTGTGGACCGAAGGCGACTCCGACGAGCTGCGACGGATCCTGACCAACCTGGTCGACAACGCGGTCCGGCACGCCCACGGCGAGGTGGTGCTGGCCGTCGGGCCGCCCACCGGCCGGGGAAAGAGCGACGGCAGTGGTGTCGGCGCGACGGCGTACCACCTGGTGACGGTGACCGACGACGGGCCGGGTGTCCCGGTTGCGGACCGGGAGCGGGTCTTCGGCCGGTTCACCCGGCTGGACGACGCCCGGGCCCGGGACGACGGCGGTGCCGGCCTCGGCCTGGCCATCGTGCGCGAGCTGGTCCGCCGGGCCGGCGGCGGCATCGACCTGGCCGACGCGCATCCCGGCCGGGCCGGCGGTCCGGGGCTGCGGGTGCGGCTGCTGCTGCCGGCCCTGCCCGACCCGGAGCGCCCCTGA
- a CDS encoding response regulator transcription factor has product MRLLVVEDESRLASALQRGLQAEGFAVDVAATGPEGLDAARHGGYDAMILDVMLPGLSGYELVRRLRAEEHWLPVLMLSAKDGEYDQADGLDCGADDYLTKPFSYVVLLARLRALLRRGAPERPTVLAVGDLRLDPARRRVTRADVEVALTSREFALLDYLMRRCGEVVSKTELLDHVWDASVETAPNAVEVYVGYLRRKIGRERLETVRGAGYRLAP; this is encoded by the coding sequence GTGCGGTTGTTGGTGGTGGAGGACGAGTCGCGGCTGGCGTCCGCGCTGCAACGGGGCCTGCAGGCCGAGGGCTTCGCGGTGGACGTGGCGGCTACCGGCCCGGAGGGGCTCGACGCGGCCCGGCACGGCGGGTACGACGCGATGATCCTCGACGTGATGCTGCCCGGCCTCTCCGGCTACGAACTGGTTCGCCGGCTGCGCGCCGAGGAGCACTGGCTCCCGGTGCTCATGCTCTCGGCCAAGGACGGCGAGTACGACCAGGCCGACGGACTGGACTGCGGAGCCGACGACTACCTGACCAAGCCCTTCTCGTACGTCGTGCTGCTGGCCCGGCTGCGGGCCCTGCTGCGCCGTGGTGCCCCCGAGCGCCCCACGGTGCTCGCGGTCGGCGACCTGCGGCTCGACCCGGCCCGGCGGCGGGTGACCCGGGCCGACGTCGAGGTCGCGTTGACCAGCCGTGAGTTCGCGCTGCTGGACTACCTGATGCGGCGTTGCGGCGAGGTGGTCTCCAAGACCGAGCTGCTGGACCACGTCTGGGACGCCAGCGTCGAGACGGCGCCCAACGCGGTCGAGGTCTATGTCGGATACCTGCGGCGCAAGATCGGCCGGGAGCGCCTGGAGACGGTCCGGGGCGCCGGCTACCGGCTCGCCCCGTGA